Proteins from a single region of Polyangiaceae bacterium:
- a CDS encoding peroxiredoxin family protein, protein MSSPRVGEKAPDFTLEDTRGQKVSLSDYQGKLVHLVFNRGFFUPYCRKHLAQLRSEYQKFQDLGCEIVDVGPDSPKKFREYWAQHKLPFVGLADPDHVAAKQYQQAVKLLKLGRMPLQLIVDREGIVRYRYDSGSMSDIPLIGEVLDELRALG, encoded by the coding sequence ATGTCGTCTCCGCGCGTGGGCGAAAAGGCTCCGGACTTCACACTGGAAGACACGCGCGGGCAGAAGGTCAGCTTGTCGGACTACCAGGGCAAGCTCGTGCACCTGGTCTTCAATCGAGGGTTCTTCTGACCCTACTGCCGCAAGCACCTGGCGCAGTTGCGCAGCGAGTACCAGAAGTTCCAAGACCTCGGCTGTGAAATCGTAGACGTCGGTCCCGATTCCCCCAAGAAGTTCCGTGAGTACTGGGCGCAGCACAAGCTGCCCTTCGTAGGTCTGGCCGACCCCGACCACGTCGCCGCCAAGCAGTATCAGCAGGCGGTGAAGTTGCTGAAGCTCGGGCGCATGCCGCTACAACTCATCGTCGATCGCGAAGGCATCGTTCGCTACCGCTACGACTCGGGCTCCATGAGCGACATCCCGCTCATCGGCGAAGTCCTAGACGAGCTTCGCGCGCTGGGCTGA
- a CDS encoding alkaline phosphatase family protein: protein MPVARSPGSMRARLGAALVLLLCTVAGLVLALMFVILPDPAPRDFAPVKPTTQPLTRHLLFVVVDGLRYDVATSAAKMPRFAQAMRQEAHAEVWAGQVTMTTSAILSYGTGRPGRFEQILRNLDPSPPPHNSWLENAKVAGLSLASVGDPAWPQMYGAHLVDHRDDPKGASIDVDFNDQTFRDTRDLLRNDPNVLVSHYVTPDHQGHAFGVLSQRYIEHVRGFDRKLFKLLDELPKDWTVVVTSDHGAVDSGTHGSDTPVQRRCPAFAYGPGIVRGAAPDAPVPQVDLAPTLALLLGVAPPAHGQGLPLTEWLDLPDTARAEVACVEAQRVTRYGALSLGASDLVGPNRALTGCASERAASERLSAAKTTVREVNAALSDATGIASPKAWLTGAIVFSIFVVIVVLVFGRSVLARVPFALAWVAIATWLVLDVERLPGLWSGRVRMVLFVATIAPALTLVLRPRTVASLAERRPLWVAAYLPGLLVVGYPSNVQPLAWVAVLVLGALLVRSPDLSSASASLLTGRRGLLSVALLLFAFVVLLRVGTRASGMMPSWYGGDRGLMALGASVAAGVWYALRSSRALGERLSPRDAGIGLAMTLSCFALREVLFAWMARGLVIGFVVLALFALRAGRKSWALNLGLCSYVLLARLWEVPWVIATLLAAGVVGATLEQKEDTKASPLRQIVLVSFLFCLMLVQRLALQGTQDFGGMDLGAGGFGDVNVPASLVGVFLGYKYVLCAALLLLAGLGALTRDQMRSITSGLFAAFLLRAAALLAMLFVAGGSYWTGLRVLGEVPFALLFAALLLVVLLVAGERAQLSSGSSSS from the coding sequence ATGCCCGTCGCACGCAGCCCCGGATCGATGCGCGCCCGTCTCGGGGCGGCTCTGGTGCTCTTGCTCTGCACCGTCGCGGGCTTGGTGCTCGCGCTGATGTTCGTGATCTTGCCGGACCCAGCACCTCGGGACTTCGCCCCGGTCAAACCGACGACCCAACCCTTGACCCGACACTTGCTCTTCGTGGTGGTGGACGGCCTTCGCTACGACGTGGCGACCAGTGCGGCGAAGATGCCGCGCTTCGCTCAGGCCATGCGGCAGGAAGCCCATGCCGAGGTGTGGGCAGGTCAAGTCACGATGACCACGAGCGCCATCCTGAGCTACGGCACGGGCCGGCCTGGACGCTTCGAACAGATCTTGCGCAACCTGGATCCGAGCCCGCCTCCCCACAACAGCTGGCTCGAGAACGCCAAAGTGGCAGGGCTCAGCCTCGCGTCCGTAGGCGACCCGGCCTGGCCGCAGATGTACGGCGCGCACTTGGTGGATCATCGCGATGACCCCAAGGGCGCGAGCATCGACGTCGACTTCAATGACCAGACCTTTCGCGACACGCGGGATCTGCTGCGCAACGATCCGAACGTTCTGGTTTCCCACTACGTGACGCCGGACCATCAGGGTCACGCCTTCGGCGTGTTGTCCCAGCGCTACATCGAGCACGTGCGCGGCTTCGATCGAAAGCTGTTCAAGCTGTTGGACGAGCTACCGAAGGACTGGACCGTGGTAGTGACCAGCGATCACGGCGCGGTCGACAGCGGCACCCACGGATCCGATACGCCGGTGCAGCGTCGCTGCCCAGCCTTCGCCTATGGTCCCGGCATCGTGCGAGGTGCGGCCCCGGATGCGCCCGTGCCGCAGGTGGATCTGGCGCCGACCTTGGCGTTGCTACTGGGCGTCGCGCCACCCGCGCATGGTCAAGGCCTGCCGCTCACGGAATGGCTCGATCTACCCGACACGGCGCGCGCCGAGGTCGCGTGCGTCGAAGCACAGCGCGTCACTCGCTACGGGGCGCTCAGTCTCGGCGCATCGGACCTGGTTGGCCCCAATCGCGCGTTGACCGGCTGCGCCAGCGAGCGCGCAGCGAGCGAGCGTCTGTCTGCGGCGAAGACCACCGTGCGCGAGGTCAACGCGGCCCTCTCGGACGCGACGGGCATTGCATCGCCCAAGGCGTGGCTGACGGGTGCGATCGTCTTCTCCATCTTCGTCGTGATCGTGGTGTTGGTGTTCGGGCGCAGCGTGCTAGCGCGAGTTCCGTTCGCGCTCGCGTGGGTCGCCATCGCAACCTGGTTGGTCCTCGACGTAGAGCGACTGCCCGGGCTTTGGTCGGGGCGAGTGCGCATGGTCCTGTTCGTCGCCACCATCGCGCCGGCACTGACCCTGGTGCTTCGGCCACGCACCGTCGCATCCCTGGCGGAACGACGACCGTTGTGGGTCGCCGCGTACCTCCCGGGCCTCTTGGTGGTCGGCTATCCCTCGAACGTGCAGCCCTTGGCCTGGGTCGCGGTGCTCGTGCTCGGCGCGTTGCTGGTGCGCTCGCCGGATCTGAGTAGCGCCAGCGCGAGTCTGCTGACGGGGCGACGCGGCCTGCTCAGCGTCGCCTTGCTGCTCTTCGCGTTCGTGGTGCTCTTGCGCGTGGGCACGCGCGCGTCGGGCATGATGCCGTCCTGGTACGGAGGCGACCGTGGGCTGATGGCCCTGGGCGCGAGCGTGGCGGCGGGCGTGTGGTACGCGCTGCGCTCCAGTCGAGCCCTGGGCGAGCGTCTGTCACCGCGAGATGCGGGGATCGGCCTTGCCATGACGCTCTCGTGTTTCGCGCTGCGCGAAGTGCTCTTCGCCTGGATGGCGCGGGGACTCGTGATCGGCTTCGTCGTGCTTGCGCTGTTTGCGTTGCGCGCAGGGCGCAAGAGCTGGGCGCTGAACCTTGGGCTCTGCAGCTACGTGCTCTTGGCGCGACTGTGGGAAGTGCCCTGGGTCATCGCCACCCTGCTCGCCGCGGGCGTGGTGGGTGCAACCCTGGAGCAGAAAGAGGACACGAAGGCGTCGCCCTTGCGTCAGATCGTGCTCGTGTCGTTCTTGTTCTGTCTGATGCTCGTGCAGCGCCTCGCCCTGCAAGGGACCCAAGACTTCGGCGGTATGGACCTCGGCGCGGGTGGGTTCGGCGACGTCAACGTGCCCGCGTCCCTCGTGGGAGTCTTCCTCGGCTACAAGTACGTGCTGTGTGCCGCGCTGCTGCTCTTGGCGGGGCTCGGTGCGCTGACTCGCGACCAGATGCGGAGCATCACGTCCGGCCTGTTCGCCGCGTTCTTGCTGCGCGCTGCGGCGCTCTTGGCCATGTTGTTCGTCGCCGGGGGCAGCTACTGGACGGGATTGCGCGTGCTGGGAGAGGTTCCCTTCGCGCTCCTGTTCGCCGCCCTGCTGCTGGTCGTGTTGCTCGTCGCGGGTGAGCGTGCTCAGCTGTCGTCGGGATCTTCTTCCAGCTGA
- a CDS encoding protein kinase: protein MARSCAQCGNQVDVERFCPTCGAEQLETGPDADPLIGRVVAERYQVLELVNSGGMGRIYRGVQRVLDRPVAIKCILPSLIEDEETAVRFLEEARVASRLNHPNIVSIYDFGRASAADGGYSFLVMEYLSGQDLAEVLDLEPLLPLPQVVDIIEQTLGALAEAHEHGIAHRDIKPGNLMLESRRRGGYHVKLIDFGIARLRDRRRLTQVGIVIGTPQYMPLEKLRGEEPGAAGDLFAVSVMLYEMLTGQLPFPGPTAMDVVRQQMQPGAMLDPRAVAPDRDIPDHLAHACMRGLLREPGHRFPDALSMALAIAEPGDRAALRASRMPGRQAPTEADVRRAITQATRRDRTTMEESAEGDEDALRGRAPWATQLLAADRPTLIWGRPGVGRTWLVERGVRELRRRGIFAERIEAPPRPLDQIGYGGLRKILRQLMHWRSEEELRTAIEAIDDVALHDALQGIFNKAGTVQADAAAVRAGAQLALRWAIEHTTTVRDRKPFVLVLDDLDRLDGASFQAVADFLGAGRMPGFALWMTAANTLAGTLPVSVLRQQLRGWSREQALEQLGEQRGLLQRSDNEIEPMYVEQLVASFEDDSWSAPVNMSEAVEQRLRVLPPDAICTLQALAVCGPSTVEVLARVVEHPEDAHSSLLPLAELGLIDAEEGRVRFTHPLIAEATLRLAPVGALSAVHERAAAIAEERKQSVEVQAYHALRGRPDFEAFLLVEECVRLRLRRGDLGSAIAALEDGIEAARTLLLRDEDEIAKSGWLVFGRKLGELLRSVGRVRDAARVLAEALDLTEPNSSARAHILGQLARVAESERRKVEREILAAEALRIAEVVGESQLASELRGWDAPPAQAEVHPPSASRPGSRRPHRATGQRVLVVEDDRELARALGRWLRRKGHDVTLCYSVADASALETTFACGIFDVMLPDGSGLELAEAMRDAGKVESLVFFTSSEEAGVAAIAESLGQMVRKSRGLLELEAVVDAALPSVAPPAHPSAHSRSRGA, encoded by the coding sequence CTCGAAGAGGCTCGGGTCGCGAGTCGCCTCAACCACCCGAACATCGTCAGCATCTACGACTTCGGGCGAGCGTCCGCGGCGGACGGCGGCTACTCGTTCTTGGTGATGGAGTACCTCAGCGGCCAGGACTTGGCCGAGGTGCTCGACCTGGAGCCCCTGCTGCCTCTGCCCCAGGTCGTCGACATCATCGAGCAGACCTTGGGAGCGCTGGCGGAGGCGCACGAGCACGGCATTGCGCATCGTGACATCAAGCCCGGCAACCTGATGCTCGAGAGCCGCCGGCGAGGCGGATACCACGTCAAGCTGATCGACTTCGGGATCGCTCGCTTGCGCGATCGGCGACGTTTGACCCAGGTGGGCATCGTGATCGGCACTCCGCAGTACATGCCCTTGGAGAAACTGCGCGGTGAGGAGCCGGGAGCGGCTGGGGATCTCTTCGCCGTCAGCGTGATGCTGTACGAGATGCTGACGGGGCAGCTGCCGTTCCCGGGGCCCACGGCGATGGACGTCGTGCGTCAGCAGATGCAACCCGGCGCGATGCTCGATCCCCGCGCGGTCGCGCCCGATCGAGACATTCCCGACCATTTGGCTCACGCCTGCATGCGCGGTCTTTTGCGGGAGCCTGGACACCGCTTCCCGGATGCGTTGTCGATGGCCCTCGCCATTGCGGAGCCCGGGGACCGGGCCGCGCTTCGCGCATCGCGCATGCCCGGGCGGCAAGCACCGACGGAAGCCGATGTCCGCCGCGCCATCACGCAGGCCACGCGCCGAGACCGCACCACGATGGAGGAATCCGCGGAGGGTGACGAGGACGCGCTGCGGGGTCGCGCTCCCTGGGCGACGCAACTGCTCGCCGCCGATCGTCCCACGTTGATTTGGGGGCGGCCGGGTGTGGGGCGCACCTGGCTCGTGGAGAGGGGCGTGCGAGAACTCCGCCGCCGTGGGATCTTCGCCGAGCGAATCGAAGCGCCCCCGCGTCCGCTCGATCAGATCGGGTACGGTGGGCTACGCAAGATCCTGCGCCAACTGATGCACTGGCGGAGCGAGGAGGAGCTTCGTACCGCCATCGAAGCCATTGATGATGTGGCGCTTCACGACGCACTGCAGGGCATCTTCAACAAGGCTGGCACGGTGCAAGCTGACGCCGCGGCGGTGCGCGCCGGTGCGCAATTGGCGCTGCGCTGGGCCATCGAGCACACCACCACGGTACGGGATCGAAAGCCCTTCGTGCTCGTGTTGGACGACCTGGACCGCCTCGACGGAGCATCCTTTCAGGCCGTTGCCGACTTCTTGGGGGCGGGCCGGATGCCTGGATTCGCGCTGTGGATGACCGCAGCGAATACGCTGGCGGGCACCTTGCCCGTGTCGGTGCTTCGACAGCAACTCCGAGGCTGGTCACGTGAACAAGCCTTGGAGCAACTTGGGGAGCAACGCGGCCTATTGCAGCGTAGCGACAACGAGATCGAGCCCATGTATGTGGAGCAGCTCGTCGCCAGCTTCGAGGACGACTCCTGGTCGGCACCGGTCAACATGAGTGAAGCGGTGGAGCAGCGACTGCGGGTATTGCCACCGGACGCCATTTGCACGCTGCAGGCCTTGGCCGTGTGCGGACCCAGTACAGTAGAGGTCCTTGCTCGAGTGGTCGAGCACCCCGAGGATGCGCACTCCAGCCTGCTGCCCCTCGCCGAGCTGGGACTGATCGATGCCGAGGAGGGCCGTGTTCGCTTCACGCACCCGCTCATCGCCGAGGCGACATTGCGCTTGGCCCCGGTGGGTGCGCTGTCCGCCGTTCATGAGCGCGCCGCTGCCATCGCCGAAGAACGCAAGCAAAGCGTGGAGGTGCAGGCCTATCACGCGCTGCGGGGTCGCCCCGACTTCGAGGCTTTCCTGCTGGTCGAGGAATGCGTTCGCTTGCGCTTGCGCCGGGGTGACTTGGGATCCGCGATCGCCGCTCTGGAAGACGGCATCGAAGCTGCACGCACATTGCTGCTCCGCGATGAGGATGAAATCGCCAAGAGCGGCTGGCTGGTGTTCGGTCGCAAGCTTGGCGAGCTCTTGCGCAGCGTTGGGAGAGTGCGCGACGCAGCGCGCGTGTTGGCGGAAGCCCTGGATTTGACGGAGCCGAACTCTTCAGCCCGTGCTCACATTCTTGGCCAGCTTGCCCGCGTCGCCGAGAGCGAACGCCGCAAGGTGGAGCGCGAGATACTCGCCGCCGAGGCACTGCGAATCGCGGAAGTGGTGGGCGAGTCTCAGCTGGCAAGCGAGCTTCGCGGTTGGGACGCCCCGCCAGCGCAGGCAGAGGTCCACCCCCCGTCGGCTTCGCGACCCGGCTCTCGACGACCACATCGAGCCACGGGTCAACGCGTGCTCGTGGTCGAGGACGACCGCGAGCTGGCTCGCGCCCTGGGTCGCTGGCTTCGTCGCAAGGGACACGACGTCACGCTCTGCTACTCCGTGGCAGACGCGTCGGCTCTCGAGACGACCTTCGCCTGTGGGATCTTCGACGTCATGCTGCCCGACGGTTCCGGTTTGGAACTTGCCGAAGCGATGCGCGACGCCGGCAAGGTCGAGTCGCTCGTGTTCTTCACCTCGTCGGAAGAGGCGGGCGTCGCGGCCATCGCCGAGTCCCTGGGTCAGATGGTGCGGAAGTCGCGCGGGTTGCTGGAGCTGGAGGCCGTCGTGGATGCCGCTCTGCCTAGCGTTGCGCCTCCCGCACACCCGTCGGCGCACAGCCGCTCCCGCGGGGCATAG
- a CDS encoding GtrA family protein — protein MVNPKFLAGLWVLLRSSAVGLLATVTDLVVLVLLVSGAGIDVRIASVPALTLGIAVQFVGNKLFAFEDRSQEWARQGAQFLLVEALGFSANLVLFDLIVSRTHLPYLPVRLLTTSLVYFGICLPLWSRIFKPTVEEA, from the coding sequence ATGGTGAATCCGAAGTTCCTCGCGGGTCTGTGGGTGCTGTTGCGCAGCAGCGCAGTCGGGCTGCTCGCGACGGTGACGGATCTGGTTGTCCTCGTGTTGCTCGTCAGCGGTGCGGGCATCGACGTGCGCATCGCGAGCGTGCCGGCTCTCACGCTGGGGATTGCGGTGCAGTTCGTTGGCAACAAGCTCTTCGCCTTCGAAGACAGGTCGCAGGAATGGGCACGCCAAGGTGCGCAGTTCCTGCTCGTGGAGGCACTCGGGTTCAGCGCGAACCTCGTTCTGTTCGACTTGATCGTCTCGCGCACGCACCTGCCCTACTTGCCGGTGCGGCTCCTGACGACGTCTCTGGTGTACTTCGGCATTTGCCTGCCGCTCTGGTCCCGCATCTTCAAGCCCACCGTGGAGGAAGCATGA
- a CDS encoding glycosyltransferase codes for MNALAFVLIGLCTSWIVLGVVAVLRVTAGTRRARGRPSLPPPNAPGVSVLKPLCGADPGLRDNLETFFTQDYGNYEVIFGVEREDDPAVVVAREVMAKHASVPATLVIHRGSDCVNPKVSNLLGMLPFAKHDLLLISDSNVRAPAGYVGEMVATMVERPDTGLVTSLFAGTGENGLGSALENAQLNGFCAAGAALPTLLGDALVVGKSMMMSRGTFDKLGGFDRVKNVLAEDFVIGKMFQHAKLRVRIAPTVLENVTRGTSVRAFLRRQLRWGMLRARLRPAAQLAEAVTSPLAMLPFAWMLMGPAALTWLLVLWVLRDVGGWIALRGFRRAWVPLALAPLRELSMLVVWLRAPLKRHVLWRGHRVRLSAGTLVYAPVDASAKGA; via the coding sequence ATGAACGCCCTGGCATTCGTGTTGATTGGTTTGTGTACGAGCTGGATCGTCCTGGGAGTGGTGGCTGTGTTGCGCGTGACCGCCGGCACCCGGCGCGCACGCGGAAGGCCTTCGCTGCCACCGCCGAATGCTCCCGGAGTCAGCGTGCTCAAACCCTTGTGCGGAGCGGACCCCGGCCTGCGCGACAACCTGGAGACCTTCTTCACGCAGGACTACGGCAACTACGAAGTGATCTTCGGTGTAGAGCGCGAGGACGACCCCGCCGTGGTCGTCGCTCGCGAAGTCATGGCGAAGCATGCGAGCGTGCCGGCCACGCTCGTCATTCACCGCGGCTCGGACTGCGTGAACCCGAAGGTCAGCAACTTGCTCGGCATGCTGCCCTTCGCCAAGCACGATCTGCTGCTGATCAGCGACAGCAACGTGCGCGCTCCCGCGGGCTACGTGGGTGAGATGGTGGCAACGATGGTCGAGCGTCCCGACACCGGACTGGTGACGAGCCTCTTCGCCGGCACCGGCGAAAACGGCCTGGGCTCCGCTCTCGAGAACGCACAGCTCAACGGCTTTTGCGCCGCCGGGGCCGCGCTGCCCACGCTGCTCGGGGACGCCCTGGTCGTGGGCAAGTCGATGATGATGTCTCGCGGCACTTTCGACAAACTGGGTGGTTTTGATCGCGTGAAGAACGTGCTGGCCGAAGACTTCGTGATCGGCAAGATGTTCCAGCACGCCAAGCTGCGCGTGCGCATCGCACCGACAGTGCTCGAAAACGTGACCCGCGGCACCAGCGTGCGAGCGTTTCTGCGTCGACAGCTGCGCTGGGGCATGCTGCGAGCGCGTTTGCGCCCCGCTGCCCAGTTGGCCGAGGCGGTGACGAGCCCGCTCGCGATGCTGCCCTTCGCCTGGATGCTCATGGGCCCGGCGGCGCTGACCTGGCTGTTGGTGCTCTGGGTGCTGCGCGACGTGGGCGGCTGGATTGCGCTGCGCGGCTTCCGTCGTGCGTGGGTGCCACTCGCGCTCGCACCGCTGCGCGAGCTGTCGATGCTCGTGGTGTGGCTGCGCGCGCCGCTCAAGCGACACGTGCTCTGGCGCGGACATCGCGTGCGGCTCAGCGCCGGCACGTTGGTCTACGCCCCCGTGGACGCCAGCGCAAAAGGCGCGTAG
- a CDS encoding TerB family tellurite resistance protein — protein MQLKTRTILRLRDALLQSGRRPSVVLSPAYETLTREGLLSTEEMAALNRVDPLGETMYLMMSAEGTIDETERDAVRGAIRGLSDNILRTGTINVMIENYAKRAQDEGRDERLRQIAEEISEEPSEAEGAFALAAAVALADDEIADEENALINQLAEWFGIPSERADEILDQLEEDPDDS, from the coding sequence ATGCAGCTCAAGACTCGAACCATCCTGCGCCTGCGAGATGCCCTGCTGCAGAGCGGACGCCGTCCCAGCGTAGTGCTCTCGCCCGCCTACGAAACGCTGACGCGTGAAGGCTTGCTCAGCACTGAAGAAATGGCTGCGCTCAACCGCGTGGATCCCCTGGGCGAGACCATGTACCTGATGATGAGCGCCGAGGGCACCATCGACGAAACCGAGCGCGACGCGGTGCGCGGCGCCATCCGTGGCCTTTCCGACAACATCCTGCGCACGGGCACGATCAACGTGATGATCGAGAACTACGCCAAGCGCGCCCAGGACGAAGGGCGTGACGAGCGGCTGCGGCAGATTGCCGAGGAGATCTCCGAGGAGCCCAGCGAAGCGGAAGGTGCCTTCGCCCTGGCCGCGGCCGTGGCGCTGGCCGACGACGAGATCGCTGACGAAGAGAACGCGTTGATCAACCAGCTGGCCGAGTGGTTCGGGATCCCCTCCGAGCGTGCGGACGAGATCTTGGATCAGCTGGAAGAAGATCCCGACGACAGCTGA
- a CDS encoding AraC family transcriptional regulator: MGRSASATPSTDAERRFTVAGSAVLALVAYARSRGVDVDPPLKAQGVDLAGLRDPDARVAQGAYNALFASFAAVDEDFGLHMAEHVDAEGFGIVGHLAQRSSTFGDALDRIVRYSRLVHDAGRVEVERTDRELIVYPGCRGLLHEYPRQIAEHAAGSVVVLAGAMLRRPLPITRVTFRHPAPPELTEHQRVFGVLPSFGAEETTVVTRADTSDWPIPHSEPNLVGWLERYADDLLARLRQRDDVVARVDEAIARRLEDGAPAVGEVARMLTLSPRTLQRRLAEQDTNFNDRIDAVRRSLAQRYLRDSQLSVQEVTYLLGFSESKNFHRAFRRWFSTTPRAWRQSPPSS; encoded by the coding sequence ATGGGACGATCGGCATCGGCTACGCCTTCGACTGACGCGGAACGACGGTTCACGGTTGCCGGCAGCGCCGTGCTTGCTCTGGTCGCCTATGCCCGATCGCGGGGCGTCGACGTCGACCCGCCGCTGAAAGCCCAGGGTGTCGACTTGGCTGGTCTGCGTGATCCCGATGCACGCGTGGCACAAGGAGCCTACAACGCGCTGTTCGCGAGCTTCGCTGCCGTCGACGAGGACTTTGGCCTGCACATGGCTGAACACGTCGACGCCGAGGGTTTCGGCATCGTCGGCCACTTGGCACAGCGGTCGAGCACCTTCGGCGATGCGTTGGACCGCATCGTGCGCTACTCGCGCCTCGTACACGACGCGGGTCGCGTGGAGGTGGAGCGCACGGACCGCGAGCTGATCGTCTACCCCGGTTGTAGAGGTTTGCTCCACGAGTATCCGCGCCAGATCGCGGAGCACGCCGCGGGATCCGTCGTCGTTCTAGCCGGAGCCATGTTGCGCCGACCGCTACCCATCACGAGGGTCACGTTTCGTCATCCGGCACCTCCCGAGCTGACCGAGCACCAGCGCGTGTTTGGCGTGCTGCCGAGCTTCGGCGCCGAGGAAACGACCGTCGTCACACGCGCGGACACCAGCGATTGGCCCATTCCGCACTCGGAGCCGAACCTGGTAGGTTGGCTGGAGCGATACGCCGACGACCTGCTGGCGCGGCTTCGCCAGCGAGACGATGTCGTGGCGCGAGTTGACGAAGCCATCGCGCGTCGTCTCGAGGATGGTGCGCCGGCTGTCGGTGAAGTTGCGCGCATGTTGACGCTCAGTCCGCGCACGCTTCAACGGCGACTTGCCGAACAAGACACGAACTTCAACGACCGCATCGACGCGGTACGACGTAGCTTGGCGCAGCGCTACCTCCGTGACAGCCAGTTGTCGGTGCAGGAAGTGACGTATCTGCTCGGCTTCTCCGAGTCCAAGAACTTCCATCGCGCGTTCCGGCGCTGGTTCTCCACCACACCTCGTGCCTGGCGACAGTCACCACCCTCCAGCTGA
- a CDS encoding nucleotidyltransferase — MTDLPQDFRDLLVELADARADFVVIGGHAVAFHGHPRATKDLDVLVRATADNARRVYAALAAFGAPLQAFEVGAGDFATYDGVLQLGVPPLRIDILNRAAGIDFEEAVAGGATFELDGRAIPVICRDALLKNKRAAGRPQDLADVEALERLAR; from the coding sequence GTGACTGACCTTCCGCAGGATTTCCGCGATCTCCTCGTCGAGTTGGCTGATGCTCGAGCTGACTTTGTGGTGATCGGAGGCCATGCAGTAGCCTTTCACGGGCATCCGCGCGCGACGAAGGATCTCGACGTGTTGGTGCGCGCGACAGCGGACAATGCACGGCGGGTATACGCGGCTCTCGCCGCGTTTGGTGCGCCCTTGCAGGCTTTCGAAGTGGGCGCAGGAGACTTCGCGACCTACGATGGCGTGTTGCAGCTGGGCGTGCCACCTTTGCGCATCGACATCCTGAACCGTGCAGCTGGCATCGACTTCGAAGAGGCAGTGGCGGGTGGTGCAACCTTCGAGCTGGACGGCCGGGCGATTCCGGTCATTTGCCGTGACGCACTGCTCAAGAACAAGCGCGCTGCGGGTCGCCCACAGGACTTGGCGGACGTCGAGGCGCTCGAGCGTCTTGCACGCTGA
- a CDS encoding DNA alkylation repair protein, with amino-acid sequence MAPTPTPRVRPKPRRREPVTAQVRALLRELQGLGSERNRAGMKRYGINVDNAYGVSVTELRRIARRLGRDHDLAAALWKTGKHEARILACLVEEPERVTAAQTEAWVKEFDSWDLCDQVTCSLFDKTKYGWPKARQWSARRQEWTKRAGFSLMAGLASHDERADDASFIALLPLIEQGAFDERNFVKKAVNWALRGIGKRNAKLNAAAIRSAERILKQADARSRKGRAKGARSRNVDAAVRAARWVARDALRELSSEKIRARLSPRAG; translated from the coding sequence ATGGCGCCAACGCCCACGCCTCGTGTGCGGCCGAAGCCTCGTCGCCGCGAACCCGTCACTGCTCAGGTGCGTGCTCTGTTGCGCGAGCTCCAGGGCTTGGGCAGCGAGAGGAACCGCGCGGGGATGAAGCGCTACGGCATCAACGTGGACAATGCCTACGGCGTCAGTGTCACCGAACTGCGACGCATCGCACGGCGGCTGGGCCGCGATCACGACTTGGCCGCCGCGCTGTGGAAGACGGGCAAGCACGAGGCGCGCATCCTCGCCTGCCTGGTCGAGGAGCCCGAGCGCGTGACCGCAGCCCAAACCGAGGCTTGGGTGAAAGAGTTCGACTCCTGGGATCTGTGCGATCAGGTCACCTGCAGCCTCTTCGACAAGACGAAGTACGGGTGGCCGAAGGCCCGACAGTGGTCCGCGCGCAGGCAAGAGTGGACCAAGCGCGCGGGCTTTTCCCTGATGGCGGGCCTTGCTTCCCACGACGAACGCGCCGACGACGCGAGCTTCATCGCGCTCCTTCCACTCATCGAGCAAGGTGCCTTCGACGAACGCAACTTCGTCAAGAAGGCCGTCAACTGGGCGCTGCGCGGCATCGGCAAGCGCAACGCCAAGCTCAACGCCGCAGCGATTCGCTCCGCCGAACGCATCCTGAAGCAAGCCGACGCGCGTTCTCGGAAGGGTCGTGCGAAGGGCGCTCGGTCGCGCAATGTCGACGCCGCCGTGCGTGCAGCGCGCTGGGTGGCCCGCGACGCCTTGCGTGAACTATCGTCGGAAAAGATCCGCGCACGACTATCGCCTCGCGCTGGCTAG